One region of Flavobacterium sp. GSB-24 genomic DNA includes:
- a CDS encoding restriction endonuclease has product MITTQTPETWRDLQIKVGAILQQCGFKTDIEKTLTSARGKVEVDVYAEEVIDGRQYSIVCECKYWKSNIPQTVIHGFRTVINDLGCNIGYIVTTSDFQIGAVAAAEKTNVELLTWEKFQGIFFNSWYSSYFCRALSEFTYLDVDYDWVDWFDDLTPEDRSFYNDLKNKLEEIDEVKSHFPYPIFGKIGMNFIIPKLPLCENLYSSEYYGYLPNEVLNETGYEELLWKLKTYAKPLIDDFRILDKKYSEIQQ; this is encoded by the coding sequence ATGATAACCACTCAAACTCCCGAAACATGGAGAGATTTACAAATTAAGGTTGGTGCAATTTTACAGCAATGTGGCTTCAAAACTGATATCGAAAAAACGCTAACCAGTGCACGTGGCAAGGTTGAAGTTGATGTTTACGCTGAAGAAGTCATAGATGGCAGGCAGTATTCTATCGTATGTGAATGTAAATATTGGAAATCCAATATTCCACAAACTGTGATTCATGGTTTTAGAACTGTGATAAATGATTTAGGTTGTAATATCGGTTATATTGTAACAACCAGCGATTTTCAAATTGGGGCAGTTGCTGCAGCTGAAAAAACAAATGTAGAGCTTCTTACTTGGGAAAAATTCCAAGGCATATTTTTTAATAGTTGGTATTCAAGTTATTTTTGCCGAGCATTATCAGAATTTACTTATCTTGATGTTGACTATGATTGGGTTGATTGGTTTGATGATTTGACGCCTGAAGATCGAAGTTTTTATAACGATTTAAAAAATAAATTGGAAGAAATTGATGAAGTAAAATCTCATTTTCCATATCCGATATTTGGTAAAATAGGCATGAATTTTATTATTCCAAAGCTACCTTTATGTGAAAATCTCTATAGTAGTGAATACTATGGATATTTGCCTAATGAAGTTTTAAACGAAACAGGTTATGAGGAGCTATTATGGAAACTGAAAACCTATGCAAAACCTTTAATTGACGATTTTAGAATACTTGACAAGAAATATTCTGAGATA